In the Leishmania mexicana MHOM/GT/2001/U1103 complete genome, chromosome 31 genome, one interval contains:
- a CDS encoding putative ubiquitin-conjugating enzyme protein, producing MSALPHIQKEFRNLTKDPPAGFRVELKDNSFFTWIVWFTGPEGTPYAGGQYKASLTFPKEFPMEPPTFRVISSFWHPNVYADGRVCISILHPPGVDEMNSEETAMMRWTPVQTIRSVLLSIVSLWSDPDPSDAGAPANVDALVQYRNKRAEFDAKCRSLAEKSLAELPEDFEPPSMEEKVEVTKAPGDTFDYMLSENELEDEDDFDDFSTPAPATSASAGVAASSDPAKKYAEELMQLRAMGVGEGKPDADLLNLLIKHRGELASVIGDLS from the coding sequence aTGTCGGCTCTTCCGCACATTCAGAAGGAGTTCCGCAACCTCACGAAAGACCCGCCGGCGGGTTTCCGGGTGGAGCTGAAGGACAACAGCTTCTTCACTTGGATTGTGTGGTTCACTGGCCCGGAGGGAACCCCGTACGCCGGCGGCCAGTACAAAGCGTCGCTGACGTTCCCGAAGGAGTTTCCGATGGAGCCGCCCACCTTCCGGGTCATCTCGTCCTTTTGGCACCCGAACGTGTACGCTGATGGACGAGTGTGCATTTCCATTCTGCATCCCCCAGGCGTGGACGAGATGAACTCGGAGGAAACGGCGATGATGCGCTGGACCCCAGTGCAGACCATCCGCTCCGTCCTGCTATCCATCGTCTCCCTTTGGAGCGACCCCGATCCGTCCGACGCCGGCGCTCCGGCGAACGTGGATGCCCTGGTGCAGTACCGCAACAAGCGTGCTGAGTTTGACGCAAAGTGCCGGAGCCTAGCAGAGAAGTCGCTCGCGGAGCTCCCCGAGGACTTTGAGCCGCCGAGCATGGAAGAGAAGGTGGAGGTGACCAAGGCACCGGGTGACACCTTCGACTATATGCTCTCCGAGAACGAACttgaggacgaggacgacttCGACGACTTCAGCACCCCTGCTCCTGCCACGTCCGCTAGCGCCGGGGTAGCCGCGTCGAGCGATCCGGCAAAGAAGTAcgcggaggagctgatgCAGCTCCGCGCGATGGGAGTGGGTGAGGGCAAACCTGACGCTGACCTGCTGAATCTGCTAATCAAGCATCGTGGCGAGCTGGCCAGCGTCATCGGGGACTTATCATGA